Proteins from one Chryseobacterium arthrosphaerae genomic window:
- a CDS encoding ABC transporter permease has protein sequence MNKTIDIGQYVETAINWLTENGKPVFDVIKHIGNSSIMGIEWVLTNTPFYAIILFFTLLALWKAGKGVAVITAAGLSLIFLMGLWKETMETLALIFVSTITALILSIPLGIFAAKSKIADKIIRPLLDLMQTMPAFVYLIPAVLFFSIGKVPGAFATIIFAMPPAVRLTTLGIEAVPKDIVEAARAFGATNRQILFKVELPLAMKTILTGINQTILLSLSMVVIAGMIAAGGLGEKVLEGINNLDIGLGFESGLSVVILAIILDRITQGFVKKKQ, from the coding sequence ATGAATAAAACTATAGATATAGGTCAATATGTAGAAACTGCAATCAATTGGCTCACAGAAAACGGAAAACCTGTATTTGATGTCATAAAACACATAGGAAATTCCTCTATCATGGGGATTGAATGGGTATTAACAAACACTCCTTTTTATGCAATCATTCTCTTTTTTACGCTGCTGGCACTATGGAAGGCCGGAAAAGGCGTCGCTGTGATAACCGCAGCCGGACTGAGCCTGATATTTTTAATGGGATTATGGAAAGAAACCATGGAAACCCTGGCCCTTATATTTGTCTCCACTATTACAGCCCTTATCCTTTCTATCCCTCTGGGAATTTTTGCCGCTAAAAGCAAAATAGCTGACAAAATCATCCGTCCGTTACTGGATCTGATGCAGACCATGCCCGCATTCGTCTATCTGATTCCTGCCGTATTATTTTTCAGTATCGGTAAAGTACCCGGTGCTTTTGCCACCATTATTTTTGCAATGCCGCCTGCGGTACGATTAACAACACTTGGAATAGAAGCCGTTCCGAAAGACATTGTGGAAGCAGCCAGAGCTTTTGGGGCCACCAACCGACAGATTTTGTTTAAAGTAGAGCTTCCCCTGGCGATGAAAACTATTTTGACAGGGATCAATCAAACCATACTGTTATCTTTATCCATGGTGGTTATCGCAGGAATGATTGCTGCAGGCGGCTTAGGAGAAAAAGTACTGGAAGGAATTAATAATCTGGATATCGGTCTGGGATTTGAAAGCGGACTGTCCGTTGTGATTTTAGCCATCATCCTGGACAGGATCACCCAGGGATTTGTAAAGAAAAAACAATAA
- a CDS encoding cupin domain-containing protein gives MNKIPRRIVTGIREGKSAIVEDQQVENAVEHFPGLIISDIWNTRTMPASLEFETRIPNTGFPQTPQNGTYFRYVVVPPDKDLGIELKKGETHPMMHQTPTLDYIIILSGELYLIMEEGETLLKPGDIVIQRGTNHAWSNRSDEPCIQLAVLIDAEGKN, from the coding sequence ATGAACAAAATACCAAGACGTATCGTAACCGGAATCAGAGAAGGAAAATCGGCCATTGTAGAAGATCAGCAGGTTGAAAATGCTGTAGAACACTTTCCGGGACTCATTATTTCAGACATCTGGAATACCCGGACAATGCCGGCAAGCTTAGAATTTGAAACCAGAATTCCAAACACCGGATTTCCGCAAACGCCCCAAAATGGCACTTATTTCAGGTATGTAGTTGTTCCACCGGATAAAGATTTAGGAATTGAGCTCAAAAAAGGAGAAACTCATCCGATGATGCACCAAACGCCAACACTGGATTATATTATTATTCTTTCCGGTGAACTTTACCTCATCATGGAAGAAGGAGAAACGCTTCTGAAACCGGGCGATATAGTAATTCAGCGGGGAACCAACCATGCATGGAGCAACCGCTCTGATGAACCTTGTATTCAACTGGCGGTGTTGATAGATGCTGAGGGGAAGAATTAA
- a CDS encoding glycine betaine ABC transporter substrate-binding protein, whose product MKQLKYLFFPVLMFIFTALNSCENIKNSKYITIGMVDGWAEDVAMTHIAKAILDRQGYHVIIQKASTDMILASMNNEDTDLFMGVWLPYTHAKKLAKFPGLTHLGTNYDNGRIGLVVPEYVPVNSIEELNQHQEQFNHRIIGIEKGAGLTTGTDKAIIDYKLDYRQINSSTIAMITELQNAIQRKQWIVVTGWQPHWMFGKMKLKFLDDPQKIYGEAEQIKTYSRKSFGKDHPDLAKFFSRLHFDDETMTDLLTKMEDSKNKEATAKKWVEDHSELVQSWLDKN is encoded by the coding sequence ATGAAACAATTAAAATACCTTTTTTTCCCCGTTTTAATGTTCATTTTTACAGCATTAAATTCGTGTGAAAACATAAAAAACTCTAAATATATCACTATAGGAATGGTAGACGGCTGGGCAGAAGATGTGGCAATGACCCATATTGCTAAAGCTATTCTGGACCGGCAGGGCTATCATGTCATTATTCAGAAAGCCTCTACGGATATGATTCTGGCTTCAATGAATAATGAAGATACTGACCTTTTCATGGGCGTCTGGCTTCCTTACACCCATGCCAAAAAACTTGCTAAATTTCCGGGGCTGACTCATCTTGGAACCAATTATGATAACGGCCGTATAGGATTGGTAGTTCCTGAATACGTTCCTGTTAATTCCATTGAAGAACTTAATCAGCACCAGGAACAGTTCAATCATAGAATTATTGGAATTGAGAAAGGAGCAGGATTAACGACCGGTACAGATAAAGCCATTATTGATTATAAGCTGGATTACAGACAGATCAACTCCTCTACCATCGCCATGATCACAGAATTACAGAATGCCATACAGCGCAAACAGTGGATTGTGGTTACAGGATGGCAGCCCCACTGGATGTTCGGTAAAATGAAACTTAAATTTCTTGATGATCCCCAAAAGATTTATGGTGAAGCTGAACAGATTAAAACCTATTCCAGAAAAAGCTTTGGGAAAGATCATCCGGATCTGGCAAAATTCTTTTCAAGGCTCCATTTCGATGATGAAACCATGACTGATCTTTTAACAAAAATGGAAGACAGTAAAAACAAAGAAGCCACAGCAAAAAAATGGGTGGAAGATCATTCTGAACTGGTACAGTCCTGGCTAGATAAAAATTAA
- a CDS encoding winged helix-turn-helix transcriptional regulator — translation MAKIIENGIEREASCTEELFAMRDSLDVLGGKWKLMILRYLTNRPDQMIHFKKLERSIEGISAKMLSKELKELETNLLITRTIQDTKPITVTYAVTEYGKSVFPVTETLVNWGIIHREKIKESMG, via the coding sequence ATGGCAAAAATTATCGAAAACGGCATTGAGAGAGAAGCCAGCTGCACAGAAGAATTATTCGCAATGCGGGACAGTCTGGATGTTTTAGGAGGAAAATGGAAACTGATGATTCTCCGGTATCTGACGAACAGACCGGATCAGATGATCCATTTTAAAAAGCTGGAACGCAGCATCGAAGGAATTTCTGCGAAAATGCTGAGCAAAGAGTTAAAAGAGCTGGAAACCAATCTTCTGATCACAAGAACCATTCAGGATACGAAACCTATCACGGTAACCTATGCCGTAACGGAGTATGGGAAATCTGTATTTCCGGTGACAGAGACATTAGTCAATTGGGGAATAATCCATCGGGAAAAAATTAAAGAATCAATGGGATAG
- a CDS encoding NADP-dependent oxidoreductase, whose translation MKAVILNKNGNLEDGFTEQPKPKDNEVLIQIKASGFNPIDYQMLENELERKLISSPILGRELSGIVVDKGADVTQFNIGDEVFCGSGSMGSNGTYAEYIAVPEAIVALKPENISFEQAASIPSAGLTSLQIFNRLKLKPENTLLVTGAAGGVGSFLIKLLLAHNIRKITVTVGSEENRQMLLGLGLQSHQIVNYRDENLIEKLLKANNDQPFEYGIDLVGNYMAEVTAEVLKINGTYADVTALVTKDAHEILFNKGTLIMNISNYTYGMVKKYDYYKNSLLEIKKLLENGDILPPQHKIIGDLSLETVLKAHSILKNNQTQGHKLVMKNS comes from the coding sequence ATGAAAGCAGTTATTTTAAATAAAAACGGAAATCTGGAAGACGGTTTTACCGAACAGCCAAAACCTAAAGATAATGAGGTTTTAATCCAGATTAAAGCAAGCGGTTTCAATCCCATCGATTATCAGATGCTGGAAAATGAACTGGAACGGAAATTAATCAGTTCCCCGATCCTGGGACGCGAATTATCCGGAATTGTTGTAGATAAAGGAGCTGACGTCACTCAGTTCAATATTGGAGACGAAGTTTTCTGCGGAAGCGGATCTATGGGAAGCAATGGAACCTATGCAGAATATATTGCCGTTCCTGAAGCCATTGTAGCCCTTAAGCCGGAAAACATTTCCTTTGAACAGGCAGCCTCAATTCCTTCCGCAGGACTTACCTCTTTGCAGATCTTTAACCGTTTGAAATTAAAGCCGGAAAACACACTTCTTGTCACCGGGGCGGCCGGAGGTGTCGGTTCATTTCTAATCAAACTTTTACTGGCTCATAACATCCGGAAGATTACAGTAACCGTTGGCAGTGAAGAAAACAGACAGATGCTTCTCGGCTTAGGATTACAAAGTCATCAGATTGTTAATTACAGAGATGAAAATCTTATTGAAAAACTTTTAAAAGCCAACAATGATCAACCCTTCGAATATGGAATTGATCTCGTAGGCAATTATATGGCAGAAGTAACTGCGGAAGTTTTAAAAATCAACGGCACTTATGCAGATGTCACGGCCCTGGTAACAAAAGATGCTCATGAGATCCTTTTCAACAAAGGAACTTTAATCATGAATATCTCCAATTATACTTATGGCATGGTTAAAAAATATGATTACTATAAAAACAGCTTACTGGAAATAAAGAAACTTCTTGAAAACGGAGACATCCTTCCTCCCCAACATAAAATAATAGGAGATCTTTCTTTAGAAACCGTTCTAAAAGCACATTCCATTTTAAAAAATAATCAGACGCAGGGGCACAAACTCGTCATGAAAAACTCTTAA
- a CDS encoding thioredoxin domain-containing protein yields MKKIALFLMLVPCFYLSQMKTGTFSELEALQKEFPKPVVIHLYTDWCAVCKIESYHLNKDKELVNLMNDHFYFVNFEAEKTKEKIHFQHQEFEYLQNGNSGIHELALALSKNKNQPVYPLWVFLDKHQNLVYYQEGQMTPEKMKEKLLEISAL; encoded by the coding sequence ATGAAAAAAATAGCTTTATTTTTAATGTTAGTGCCCTGTTTTTATCTGTCTCAGATGAAGACAGGCACTTTTTCTGAACTGGAAGCTTTGCAGAAAGAATTTCCAAAACCTGTGGTGATCCATCTTTATACGGACTGGTGTGCGGTCTGTAAAATTGAATCTTACCATTTGAATAAAGATAAAGAGCTGGTTAATTTAATGAATGATCATTTTTATTTTGTCAATTTTGAGGCAGAGAAAACGAAAGAGAAGATTCATTTTCAGCATCAGGAATTTGAATATCTGCAGAATGGGAACTCGGGAATTCATGAATTGGCGCTTGCTTTGTCAAAAAATAAAAATCAGCCTGTTTATCCTTTATGGGTATTTCTTGATAAGCATCAGAATCTGGTGTATTATCAGGAAGGGCAGATGACGCCTGAAAAAATGAAGGAGAAACTGTTGGAAATTTCTGCTTTGTAA
- a CDS encoding quaternary amine ABC transporter ATP-binding protein produces the protein MEKNENSRKVKLKVEDLTIIFGKNKEKAQELLDKGFSKKEILEKTGCTIGINKASFEIYEGEFFVIMGLSGSGKSTLLRCLNRLNEPTSGKVYINDDDITGKNNKELLEVRRTEMSMVFQKFGLLPHHTILDNAAFGLEIRGEDKASRDKKAQKALDIVGLNGFENQYPSQLSGGMQQRVGLARALANDPEVLLMDEAFSALDPLIKSEMQDQMLELQNTLQKTIVFITHDLDEAIKIGDRIVIMKDGVIEQIGTAEDILTNPASDYVKAFVEKVDRKTIITARSLMFDKATVVRFRKDGPEGALRKMRTTGLENLPVVDFQNKFLGFVTLNDVVRIAKKKEPTVESIINSNVPSVYPEVTVEEMLPLISENKSSIAVIDEDNKFLGLVTQLSLVIEATKFNEEEIIELKEIANNQ, from the coding sequence ATGGAAAAAAATGAAAACAGTAGAAAAGTAAAACTTAAAGTTGAAGATCTGACTATTATTTTTGGTAAGAACAAAGAAAAAGCACAGGAACTTTTAGACAAAGGCTTTTCCAAAAAGGAAATTCTTGAAAAAACAGGTTGTACCATAGGAATCAACAAAGCAAGTTTCGAAATCTATGAAGGCGAATTCTTTGTCATCATGGGGCTGTCAGGAAGTGGAAAATCTACTCTACTGCGCTGTTTGAACAGACTGAATGAACCCACATCAGGAAAAGTATACATCAATGACGATGATATCACAGGGAAAAACAATAAAGAGCTGCTGGAAGTAAGAAGAACGGAAATGAGTATGGTATTCCAGAAATTCGGTTTGCTGCCTCATCATACGATTTTAGACAATGCAGCTTTCGGGCTGGAGATAAGAGGTGAAGATAAAGCTTCCCGGGATAAAAAAGCACAGAAAGCACTCGATATTGTGGGCTTAAATGGCTTCGAAAACCAGTATCCTTCGCAACTTTCAGGAGGAATGCAGCAGAGAGTCGGGCTGGCAAGAGCCTTGGCAAATGATCCCGAAGTGTTGCTGATGGACGAAGCCTTCTCTGCACTGGACCCACTGATAAAATCTGAAATGCAGGATCAGATGCTTGAACTGCAGAATACATTACAGAAAACCATTGTCTTCATTACCCATGACCTGGACGAAGCCATCAAAATCGGAGACCGCATCGTCATTATGAAAGATGGGGTCATAGAACAGATAGGTACAGCCGAAGATATTTTAACCAACCCTGCCAGCGATTATGTAAAAGCTTTCGTAGAAAAAGTAGACCGTAAAACAATCATCACGGCCAGATCTCTGATGTTCGACAAAGCTACGGTAGTCCGTTTCAGAAAAGACGGCCCTGAAGGCGCTTTAAGAAAAATGAGAACCACAGGCTTAGAAAACCTTCCGGTAGTAGATTTTCAGAATAAATTTCTGGGGTTTGTAACCCTTAATGATGTGGTCCGGATCGCCAAAAAGAAAGAACCTACGGTAGAATCAATTATCAACAGTAACGTTCCTTCAGTGTATCCTGAAGTGACGGTAGAGGAAATGCTGCCGCTGATCTCCGAAAATAAATCTTCCATTGCTGTTATTGATGAAGACAATAAATTTTTAGGTCTTGTTACCCAGTTATCCCTTGTCATAGAAGCGACCAAGTTTAACGAAGAAGAAATTATTGAATTAAAAGAAATTGCAAACAACCAATAA